One genomic window of Parabacteroides pacaensis includes the following:
- a CDS encoding glycosyltransferase codes for MKIVFLLTHIPDPRINKRIGVAKSLGEVVVICVRRASQNIWEPVHNDIVHEILNIDLPASKQIVRRIIISSKYKRIASDLLDKYKPNIIYTEGLDSLSIATKYKRKSGCKLIYEVADLRESFIEAPISLSSKFLTYLIKNKEANLFKYVDNLAITSEKFYDIHYHHLISKDKVTFLPNIPDEEPFKHFVRKTGGIFTIGFIGGIRYLKQMKMLVDAAEVVGCNVLFAGAGGTNDDYKQITEYCQGKQYVTFTGRYSYNADIAKLYGMVDCVYAVYDADNPNVRIALPNKLYESVQCNLPIIVAKGTYLSEVVEEWGVGISVSHNTTNDLVKGLRRLMSDTQTYSSIMNDCQAKECEISSEKYNADLKKILYVK; via the coding sequence ATGAAAATAGTTTTTTTACTCACGCATATCCCCGACCCTCGGATAAACAAACGAATTGGGGTTGCAAAGTCTTTAGGCGAAGTAGTGGTAATATGTGTTCGTAGAGCTTCACAGAATATTTGGGAACCAGTTCATAATGATATTGTTCATGAGATTCTTAACATAGATTTGCCTGCTTCGAAACAAATTGTTAGACGAATAATAATTTCATCAAAGTATAAAAGGATAGCAAGTGATTTGTTAGATAAATATAAACCTAATATTATTTACACTGAAGGGCTAGATTCACTATCAATAGCCACCAAATATAAAAGAAAGTCAGGGTGTAAATTGATTTATGAAGTGGCGGATTTGAGGGAAAGTTTTATAGAAGCACCTATTTCGTTATCTTCAAAGTTCCTTACATACCTAATAAAAAATAAAGAAGCAAATCTGTTTAAATATGTTGATAATCTGGCTATCACATCTGAAAAGTTTTACGACATTCATTATCACCATCTGATATCCAAAGACAAAGTTACATTTCTGCCCAATATTCCTGACGAAGAACCATTTAAACATTTTGTTAGAAAGACGGGAGGAATATTTACTATCGGATTTATTGGCGGAATCCGTTATCTCAAGCAGATGAAAATGCTTGTAGATGCAGCGGAGGTAGTAGGATGTAATGTTTTGTTTGCAGGAGCAGGTGGAACAAATGACGATTATAAGCAGATAACCGAATATTGTCAAGGGAAACAATATGTAACATTCACAGGCAGATACAGTTATAATGCTGATATCGCAAAACTCTATGGAATGGTAGATTGTGTATATGCTGTTTATGATGCGGATAATCCAAATGTACGAATAGCATTGCCGAATAAATTATATGAATCTGTACAATGTAACTTGCCGATTATTGTGGCGAAAGGGACATATCTTTCCGAAGTTGTTGAGGAATGGGGCGTAGGAATATCTGTTAGTCATAACACCACTAATGATTTGGTGAAGGGGTTAAGAAGGTTGATGTCAGATACACAAACATATTCATCTATAATGAATGATTGTCAAGCTAAAGAATGTGAGATAAGTAGTGAAAAATATAATGCAGACCTAAAAAAAATCCTATATGTTAAATAG
- a CDS encoding O-antigen polymerase — MPSNQALILNIVIWGLTLILFYRRRKPIDSAVFLLSTFFIFSVCSYLIYNVPYGGFRGERITLLPLLYLYVMIMLTMSPILRFNIQKIETFPDPPFKVLDILVWGFIICMIIKLPSDLMRIQDGISTIMLDQGRELYSDVMNESRINGGAYIISSLPTIYTNLTTEIILLIAFYNFYKKRKKKLTTVVLIALAFTPFSSLANGQRGGAFDVIIIAIGTYFLFAPLLENKIRRIAKITGIVFLVGVLVPTVALTKSRFGSSDNFVLNSVYSYMGQQNLNFDIYAFDNNGLRYGDRVFPLFKKMLGFEDVPDDFWQRRKKYPNLKINDEVFIGYIGDFLLDFGPWISTILFIVFTSIFLSLTKLRHRKCEFYQLLVIQFVLTLGLQGGLKLYPFADTFGLKIFSFGLLYIYLKLYKQNKLNHRIVLPNSKAIL, encoded by the coding sequence ATGCCGAGTAACCAAGCCCTGATACTAAATATTGTAATATGGGGTCTGACTTTGATCCTGTTTTACCGTCGAAGGAAGCCAATAGATTCTGCGGTATTCCTTTTGTCGACTTTTTTTATATTTTCTGTTTGTTCATATCTTATCTATAATGTGCCTTATGGAGGATTTCGAGGTGAGCGAATCACATTACTTCCATTACTTTATCTTTATGTAATGATAATGCTCACTATGTCTCCAATATTAAGGTTTAATATTCAGAAAATTGAGACATTCCCAGATCCGCCTTTTAAAGTCCTTGATATACTTGTATGGGGATTTATTATTTGCATGATTATAAAATTGCCCTCGGATTTAATGCGAATCCAAGACGGTATCAGCACAATCATGCTTGACCAAGGTCGAGAGTTATACAGTGATGTCATGAATGAAAGCCGAATAAACGGAGGCGCTTATATCATTAGTAGCTTGCCTACGATATATACGAATTTGACTACGGAGATTATTCTTCTTATCGCATTCTATAATTTTTATAAAAAGAGGAAGAAGAAACTTACTACGGTAGTTCTAATTGCGCTTGCTTTTACACCTTTTTCAAGTCTCGCCAACGGGCAAAGAGGAGGAGCTTTCGATGTCATAATTATAGCTATCGGAACCTATTTTTTATTTGCTCCACTTTTAGAAAATAAGATTCGCAGGATTGCGAAAATAACAGGCATAGTATTTCTTGTTGGAGTATTAGTGCCAACAGTGGCATTAACAAAAAGTAGATTCGGTTCGAGCGATAATTTCGTACTCAATTCAGTTTATTCTTATATGGGTCAACAAAATCTGAACTTCGATATATATGCCTTCGATAATAATGGTTTGAGGTATGGCGACCGGGTATTCCCACTATTCAAAAAAATGTTAGGGTTTGAAGATGTACCTGATGACTTTTGGCAACGCCGAAAAAAATACCCGAATTTAAAAATTAACGATGAAGTTTTTATAGGTTACATTGGCGATTTTCTCCTTGATTTTGGACCTTGGATAAGTACGATTCTATTTATCGTTTTTACATCAATATTCTTATCCTTAACAAAACTTCGTCACAGGAAATGCGAATTTTATCAATTGTTAGTGATTCAGTTTGTATTAACACTCGGATTACAAGGAGGACTTAAATTATATCCTTTTGCCGATACTTTTGGCCTAAAAATATTTTCCTTCGGGCTTTTATATATTTATCTCAAACTATATAAGCAAAATAAGTTAAATCATCGAATTGTTTTACCGAATTCTAAAGCCATTTTATAA
- a CDS encoding glycosyltransferase family 2 protein, translating into MEIQYPRFTVIIPQKDRAEYLYWTLKTCMLQDYPNFEVIVSDDCSEDNSVEVVEKLARQDSRIKLFAHKQHLGMRENFEFALRQVQPGYVMALGGDDGLLPSCIQKMYEIIKETGTQLLTWPHARFSYENEHSVGHNLVAFKRTKNSGYRKMKSSDFLKRLAKTFIYQIDECPMMYIKGIVSTELIDRVKSRTGDGYFYYCPTPDGFSGVVLAGEVEEYIYANESLSIGGSTTKSQGQNYRRTDAKSRAESVQFFEDNARKTMHAQLASQPYSPLETLMSADYLLTASDLPGWPGKCFEISFENLLIQSFKHIQNSFYHNEVLVRELNILKAIAKQHGLLDLFERLYKSTYKKVATYPNVYGYVHTHSIRFDGSELGIQNIYDASFVIPFLIKSYRKYSWKTKFQMRWRQFQVIKRQYFTQKESLPKI; encoded by the coding sequence ATGGAAATACAATATCCGCGATTTACAGTAATAATTCCTCAAAAGGATAGAGCCGAATATCTTTACTGGACTCTGAAAACATGCATGCTTCAGGATTATCCTAATTTTGAGGTGATTGTTTCCGATGACTGCAGTGAGGACAATTCTGTAGAAGTTGTCGAGAAGCTTGCTCGACAAGATTCCCGAATTAAGTTGTTTGCCCATAAACAGCATCTTGGGATGCGAGAAAATTTTGAATTCGCTCTGCGTCAGGTTCAGCCGGGATACGTTATGGCGCTCGGTGGAGATGATGGGTTGCTGCCCAGCTGCATCCAAAAAATGTATGAAATCATAAAGGAAACCGGCACTCAGCTTCTCACATGGCCTCATGCAAGGTTCTCATATGAAAATGAGCATTCTGTTGGGCACAATCTTGTTGCATTTAAGCGCACTAAAAACTCAGGGTATCGGAAGATGAAATCTTCTGATTTCTTAAAACGTCTGGCAAAGACTTTCATATATCAGATAGACGAATGTCCGATGATGTATATCAAGGGCATTGTCTCAACAGAACTAATCGACAGAGTGAAATCCCGGACCGGAGACGGATACTTCTATTATTGCCCGACCCCGGATGGATTCTCAGGAGTTGTTCTTGCAGGCGAGGTTGAGGAATATATATATGCAAATGAATCTTTGTCTATAGGCGGATCAACTACAAAATCGCAAGGTCAGAATTATCGTCGTACGGATGCGAAATCAAGAGCTGAATCAGTGCAATTCTTTGAGGATAATGCTCGCAAAACCATGCATGCACAACTAGCATCCCAACCTTATTCACCCCTTGAAACTCTGATGTCAGCGGACTATCTGTTGACCGCATCTGATCTACCCGGTTGGCCCGGCAAGTGCTTTGAAATCTCATTCGAGAATTTATTAATTCAATCTTTCAAACATATTCAGAATAGTTTTTACCATAATGAAGTGTTGGTGAGGGAACTCAATATTCTCAAAGCTATAGCTAAACAACATGGTCTTTTGGATCTTTTCGAAAGACTCTATAAATCTACCTATAAAAAGGTTGCTACATATCCCAATGTTTATGGATATGTGCATACCCATTCCATACGCTTTGATGGTTCCGAATTAGGTATCCAAAATATTTATGATGCTTCTTTCGTAATTCCGTTTCTTATAAAATCATATAGAAAATATTCTTGGAAAACGAAGTTTCAAATGCGCTGGCGTCAATTTCAAGTGATTAAAAGACAATATTTTACTCAAAAGGAATCTCTGCCGAAAATATAA
- a CDS encoding serine O-acetyltransferase, producing the protein MLNSLPVLNYRFAHFLYVHKMKRTAKVLSWLNRFLFSVWIPGSCTIGKHFKLGYWGLGVVIHSNTIIGDNCLVAQNVTIGRNFGDKNVPVIGNDVYIGTGSVVFGEITIGNNVIIGSNSVVNKNVPDNCTVVGNPLRIIKTNRTEKYYEMDRDVKL; encoded by the coding sequence ATGTTAAATAGCCTGCCTGTACTGAATTATAGATTTGCTCATTTTCTTTATGTTCATAAAATGAAAAGAACGGCTAAAGTGCTGTCTTGGTTAAATCGCTTCTTATTTTCCGTTTGGATTCCGGGAAGTTGTACAATTGGCAAACATTTTAAACTTGGATATTGGGGATTGGGAGTAGTAATTCATAGTAACACTATAATAGGAGATAATTGTTTAGTGGCGCAAAATGTAACTATAGGTCGAAACTTCGGAGATAAGAATGTGCCTGTAATAGGCAATGACGTATATATTGGAACGGGAAGTGTCGTTTTCGGAGAAATAACTATTGGCAATAATGTTATCATAGGTTCAAACAGTGTAGTAAATAAAAACGTCCCTGATAATTGTACTGTCGTGGGTAATCCACTGAGAATAATTAAAACTAACAGGACAGAGAAGTACTATGAAATGGATAGGGACGTTAAATTGTAA